Proteins co-encoded in one Nitrospiria bacterium genomic window:
- a CDS encoding rod shape-determining protein, translating to MGIVDDCLGFFSKDLAIDLGTANTLVYVKGRGIVINEPSVVAIEKKSGKVLSVGAEAKKMLGRTPGNIVAIRPMKDGVIADFEIAEKMLSHFIKKTHNRSTFVRPRIIICVPSRITQVEQRAVRDSAELAGAREVYLIEEPVAAAIGAGLPIEEPSGNMVVDIGGGTTDVAVISLAGIVYSESVKLAGDKMDDAIMNYIKRKYNLLIGDHMAEQIKLEIGSAYPMEEKKTFMIKGRDLISGIPKTLVIDDAEIREALAEPISSIVNAIKVALENTPPELAGDIIDRGIVLTGGGSLLRGMDIRIREETNLPIITVDDPLTTVVMGTGKALDELELLRKVSIMAQ from the coding sequence GTGGGAATAGTAGATGATTGCTTGGGGTTCTTTTCCAAGGACCTTGCTATTGATTTGGGAACTGCCAATACCCTGGTCTATGTGAAGGGAAGAGGAATTGTCATTAATGAGCCCTCTGTGGTTGCCATTGAGAAAAAATCAGGAAAGGTTCTTTCCGTAGGGGCAGAGGCCAAAAAAATGTTGGGGCGTACCCCGGGAAATATCGTGGCGATTCGTCCGATGAAAGATGGGGTAATTGCGGATTTTGAAATAGCTGAGAAGATGTTGAGCCATTTTATTAAAAAAACGCACAACAGGAGTACCTTTGTTCGTCCACGGATTATTATTTGTGTTCCATCCCGAATTACTCAGGTGGAACAACGGGCGGTTCGAGATTCCGCTGAGTTAGCAGGAGCAAGGGAGGTATATCTGATTGAAGAACCCGTGGCGGCCGCGATCGGGGCTGGGTTGCCAATTGAGGAACCCTCGGGGAATATGGTGGTGGATATTGGGGGAGGAACCACCGATGTGGCCGTGATCTCTCTTGCTGGAATTGTTTATAGTGAATCGGTTAAACTGGCTGGGGATAAAATGGATGACGCCATTATGAACTACATTAAGAGAAAGTATAATTTGTTGATTGGAGATCATATGGCGGAACAAATTAAGCTTGAAATTGGATCTGCTTATCCCATGGAGGAAAAGAAAACCTTTATGATTAAGGGAAGGGATCTAATTTCCGGTATTCCAAAGACCCTGGTAATTGATGATGCAGAGATCCGTGAGGCCTTGGCTGAACCTATTAGTTCCATTGTGAATGCAATTAAAGTGGCCCTTGAAAATACCCCTCCTGAACTGGCCGGAGATATCATTGATCGAGGAATCGTATTGACAGGGGGAGGGTCCCTGCTTCGGGGAATGGATATTCGGATTCGTGAAGAAACCAACCTTCCGATTATTACGGTAGATGATCCACTGACCACGGTTGTGATGGGAACAGGTAAAGCCTTAGACGAATTAGAATTGCTCCGAAAAGTTTCCATTATGGCTCAATAA
- a CDS encoding SurA N-terminal domain-containing protein, which yields MLKILRKGAIENPWLFRIIMLVIAITFIGTMGWMGLTAPTSNVIAEVNGDKISMDEFRLSEKNARDYYRNLFQDNYSEDLMRQFNLKKRVLDELIEKRLWLDFARQMDLDVSNEEVRENIVHLPAFQKKGRFDRDTYNRYLAFIRAKPETFEKEQRELLLIQKAKELVRESVMVTGQEIQPELEETGTQPDALEQKRKELIQRKQDRAVFAFTESLKAKANIFKSDFIQEQIAPVPVSLPPPATPQIKTDNPSPAIETQEEQATETGQEQ from the coding sequence GTGTTAAAAATATTAAGAAAAGGAGCAATCGAAAACCCTTGGTTATTTAGGATCATTATGCTGGTGATTGCAATAACCTTTATCGGAACCATGGGATGGATGGGACTCACTGCTCCTACCTCAAATGTGATTGCTGAGGTCAATGGGGATAAAATATCCATGGATGAATTCCGACTAAGTGAGAAAAATGCCCGGGATTATTACCGTAATTTGTTTCAAGATAACTATTCCGAAGATTTGATGAGGCAATTCAACCTGAAAAAAAGAGTATTGGATGAACTCATTGAAAAACGCCTCTGGTTAGATTTTGCCCGTCAAATGGATCTGGATGTTAGTAATGAAGAAGTCCGGGAGAACATTGTACACCTACCTGCTTTTCAAAAAAAGGGGCGTTTTGACAGGGACACGTATAACCGTTATCTCGCCTTTATCCGTGCTAAACCCGAGACCTTTGAAAAAGAACAAAGGGAACTCCTTTTGATCCAAAAAGCCAAGGAATTGGTCAGGGAGTCTGTTATGGTGACTGGTCAAGAAATCCAACCAGAATTAGAGGAAACCGGAACCCAACCGGATGCCCTGGAGCAAAAGAGAAAGGAACTCATCCAGAGGAAACAGGACCGGGCTGTGTTCGCTTTTACTGAATCCCTTAAAGCAAAAGCCAATATTTTTAAATCGGACTTTATTCAAGAACAAATTGCTCCCGTTCCCGTCTCCCTTCCCCCACCTGCCACGCCCCAAATCAAAACAGATAATCCAAGCCCTGCCATAGAAACCCAAGAGGAACAGGCAACCGAAACAGGACAAGAACAATAG
- the mreD gene encoding rod shape-determining protein MreD, whose translation MRFVFYGGVLLLLIPVQSILLEWVSIYGIKPDLSLWFVYLIGFLHGEWKGGLMGVLCGIIFDSFSPGKFGMNIFIKGLLGFTAGFLGRALLETKALFHFGMLFFFSIIQGILIYWFLLIGGESVIFREVFFQIILPQALYDCVLGGLMINLIFAIPQIQAYSLREKGI comes from the coding sequence TTGAGATTTGTTTTTTATGGTGGGGTTTTATTATTGTTGATTCCTGTCCAGTCGATCCTTCTGGAATGGGTTTCCATCTATGGCATTAAACCCGATCTTTCCCTTTGGTTCGTTTATTTGATTGGTTTTTTACATGGTGAATGGAAAGGCGGTTTGATGGGGGTTTTATGTGGGATCATTTTTGATTCGTTTTCTCCAGGGAAATTTGGAATGAATATTTTTATTAAAGGTTTATTAGGATTTACCGCAGGTTTTTTAGGCCGTGCGCTTTTAGAAACGAAAGCCTTGTTTCATTTTGGGATGTTGTTCTTTTTTTCCATAATCCAGGGGATTTTGATATACTGGTTTCTCCTTATAGGTGGAGAATCTGTGATCTTTCGTGAAGTTTTTTTTCAGATTATTCTTCCACAGGCTCTTTATGACTGTGTTTTAGGTGGATTGATGATCAATTTAATTTTTGCCATCCCTCAAATTCAAGCCTATTCTCTGCGGGAAAAAGGAATATGA
- the mreC gene encoding rod shape-determining protein MreC: MFRFLLGNRRFLLLFLFFLLSILLLSTKLRDVSLSFVEKPLVAVISGIEIVFSSLIHGVGSFWEGYVDLTGVKEENQRLRMEIERLKAETGRLQDIQFTNQRVNELLGFIQESPLGLSAARVIGRDPGNWYQTLIINKGSADGVHEDMGVMTPLGVVGRVIKVKPKMAQVLLMVDRNSAIAALVERTRDEGMVQGNDRDKIFMKYLPLTAEVGVGARIMTSGLAGFFPKGLLIGTVVNVVKEETDLFKKLQIRPAVDFSKLEEVLIITSLPSPDPKELIKDKLF, from the coding sequence ATGTTTCGTTTCCTTTTAGGGAATAGGCGTTTCCTTCTTCTTTTTCTGTTTTTTCTCCTATCTATATTATTACTTTCCACCAAGCTGCGAGATGTTTCTTTATCTTTTGTGGAAAAACCTTTGGTGGCGGTCATATCTGGAATTGAAATTGTGTTTTCATCCTTGATCCATGGGGTGGGATCGTTTTGGGAAGGCTATGTTGATTTAACTGGGGTTAAAGAGGAAAACCAACGTCTTCGAATGGAAATTGAGCGCTTAAAAGCAGAGACGGGACGACTCCAAGATATTCAATTCACTAACCAGCGAGTAAACGAACTCCTGGGTTTTATCCAGGAAAGTCCCTTGGGCTTGTCCGCAGCGCGTGTGATTGGAAGGGATCCAGGCAATTGGTATCAAACCCTGATCATTAACAAAGGTTCGGCGGATGGGGTTCATGAGGATATGGGGGTGATGACCCCCCTGGGTGTAGTGGGAAGAGTGATCAAGGTAAAACCCAAAATGGCCCAGGTTTTATTAATGGTGGACCGAAACAGTGCCATTGCTGCCCTTGTGGAACGGACCCGCGATGAAGGAATGGTCCAAGGAAATGATCGGGACAAAATTTTCATGAAATATTTACCGTTGACCGCAGAGGTGGGGGTTGGAGCCCGAATTATGACATCTGGGTTGGCGGGTTTTTTCCCAAAAGGTCTTTTGATTGGAACCGTAGTGAATGTTGTGAAAGAGGAAACAGACCTTTTTAAGAAACTTCAAATCAGACCCGCTGTGGATTTTTCCAAGCTAGAAGAGGTTTTAATCATTACCTCTCTTCCCTCCCCTGATCCAAAAGAACTCATTAAGGATAAACTCTTTTGA